The following proteins are co-located in the bacterium genome:
- a CDS encoding glycosyltransferase family 4 protein, which produces MKKLAFVINVFREDGFHSGGERVFYELVNRAVNLGCIVDLYCTTYLSCQNILKSKINKINFIGHPKDFKHPEKIEKFYDQVKEMIHDENYDHVISENISVSIDIGVLQGHSLLHYKDLSGNFFSKLIFTIQKYKYINAQKKWLKNQYNKIIVPSNTLKDELIRNFKISDEKFVVIHPGVDIPKVKSHAACNKELVFGLSAPSFSKKGGNVFLKALSLLKKKGYKFKAKIIYSKSKINLKLQFLLSMYGLKDLIEFLPYQKDMQEFYNSVDVVVMPSLMETFGLVALEGMINNKPAVVSSFCGASEILEDEVNGFIFDMNKNSSVNLADKLIYLLENQEKYEDLSKMAYETAIKHNWQGFCDKFFEELK; this is translated from the coding sequence ATGAAAAAATTGGCATTTGTTATAAACGTTTTTAGAGAAGATGGTTTTCACAGTGGCGGCGAGAGGGTATTTTACGAGCTTGTCAACAGAGCCGTGAATTTGGGCTGTATTGTTGATCTTTACTGTACCACTTATTTAAGCTGCCAAAATATTTTAAAATCAAAAATCAATAAAATTAACTTTATCGGTCATCCAAAGGATTTTAAGCATCCTGAAAAAATAGAAAAATTTTATGATCAAGTTAAAGAAATGATTCATGATGAAAATTATGACCATGTGATTTCGGAAAATATTTCTGTATCGATTGATATCGGGGTTTTGCAGGGGCATTCTTTGCTTCATTATAAAGACTTATCAGGAAATTTTTTCTCAAAATTAATATTTACAATTCAAAAATACAAGTATATAAATGCACAGAAAAAATGGCTTAAAAATCAATATAATAAAATAATAGTGCCCTCAAACACCTTAAAAGACGAATTAATAAGAAATTTCAAGATAAGTGACGAAAAGTTTGTTGTAATACACCCCGGAGTCGATATTCCGAAAGTAAAATCGCATGCAGCTTGTAATAAAGAACTTGTTTTCGGACTTTCCGCCCCCAGTTTCAGTAAAAAAGGAGGAAACGTCTTTCTGAAAGCCCTTTCTCTGCTTAAGAAAAAAGGCTATAAGTTTAAAGCAAAAATCATTTATTCAAAGTCAAAGATAAATCTAAAACTCCAGTTTTTGCTTTCTATGTACGGATTAAAAGATTTAATCGAATTTTTGCCTTACCAAAAAGACATGCAGGAATTTTATAATTCTGTTGACGTTGTAGTAATGCCGTCTTTAATGGAAACTTTCGGGCTTGTGGCTCTGGAAGGCATGATTAATAATAAACCTGCTGTTGTAAGCTCTTTTTGCGGTGCATCAGAGATTTTAGAAGATGAAGTTAACGGCTTTATCTTTGATATGAATAAAAATTCGTCTGTAAATCTTGCAGACAAGCTTATTTATCTTCTAGAAAATCAAGAAAAATATGAAGATCTGTCAAAAATGGCTTATGAAACAGCTATAAAACATAATTGGCAAGGGTTTTGCGACAAGTTTTTTGAGGAATTGAAATAA
- the glgP gene encoding alpha-glucan family phosphorylase — protein MTLPNVAYFSMEMAIDQTLSIYAGGLGFLAGSHMQSAGYLGVPMVGVSILWSFGYYDQRINSEGTVELAYVRKYYDFLTDTGITVDVQIYGRNVKVKAFRLEPEIFGTCPIYLLSTDLPENTPEDRAITHKLYDGDERTRIAQETVLGIAGVRVLRAAQYEFDLIHMNEGHALPAAFELLREFNGDLAKVREKTVFTTHTPVSAGNEVHWVDTLKEGGFFAGTSRERAVQLGGENFSLTVAALKMSRLANAVSQLHGLVSNKMWEHVEDRCPIIAITNAVNLHYWQDSRIPAAEKSSNYQDILDVKTEMKKELFKYIAGTTGKRFDPNVLTITWARRFADYKRAWMILMERDRISKLLKEGKIQLVFAGKFHPADTLGRDMFNNILKQSYELPNVVVLPNYELELSSLMKKGSDVWLNTPLRPFEASGTSGMSANMNGALHLSTFDGWAVEGTFHDINGFTITYPGLDDDIPWEERHWKDYECLMDIVENNILPTYYENKPRWSQLMRQAVRTSEAYFHSDRMVTEYYNRLYKPIALGVPNSEGSEVIITEQTDSNSFTCSSVK, from the coding sequence ATGACATTACCAAATGTAGCATACTTCTCAATGGAAATGGCGATTGACCAGACATTAAGCATTTATGCAGGCGGTCTGGGATTTTTGGCTGGCAGCCATATGCAATCAGCAGGTTATCTTGGAGTGCCGATGGTCGGAGTTAGCATTCTCTGGTCATTTGGTTACTATGACCAAAGGATCAACAGCGAAGGTACAGTTGAATTAGCTTATGTTAGAAAATACTATGATTTTTTAACAGACACAGGTATTACTGTTGATGTTCAAATCTATGGAAGAAACGTTAAAGTTAAAGCTTTCAGGCTTGAACCCGAGATTTTCGGAACATGTCCAATCTATTTATTGTCGACAGATCTTCCTGAGAATACTCCTGAAGACAGAGCTATTACACATAAACTTTATGACGGAGACGAAAGAACACGTATTGCTCAAGAAACAGTGTTGGGTATAGCAGGCGTTAGAGTTCTTAGAGCTGCACAATACGAATTCGATCTTATTCATATGAATGAAGGGCATGCGTTGCCTGCGGCATTTGAACTTTTAAGAGAATTCAACGGCGATTTAGCTAAAGTCAGAGAAAAAACTGTATTTACAACTCATACACCTGTTTCGGCAGGAAATGAAGTCCATTGGGTTGATACATTAAAAGAAGGCGGTTTCTTTGCCGGTACTTCCAGAGAAAGAGCCGTTCAATTAGGTGGCGAAAACTTCTCTCTTACTGTTGCAGCCTTAAAAATGAGCAGACTCGCAAATGCTGTTTCTCAGCTTCATGGGCTGGTTTCAAATAAAATGTGGGAACATGTTGAAGACAGATGCCCTATTATTGCAATTACAAATGCTGTAAATCTTCATTACTGGCAAGATTCCAGAATCCCTGCGGCAGAAAAATCATCAAATTACCAAGATATTCTTGATGTTAAAACAGAAATGAAAAAAGAACTGTTCAAATATATTGCAGGGACAACAGGTAAACGTTTTGATCCTAATGTCCTGACAATTACATGGGCAAGAAGATTTGCGGATTATAAAAGAGCCTGGATGATCTTGATGGAAAGAGATCGCATCTCCAAACTTCTTAAAGAAGGAAAAATCCAACTTGTATTTGCAGGAAAATTCCACCCTGCTGATACTCTTGGTCGTGATATGTTTAACAATATTCTTAAACAATCTTATGAACTCCCTAATGTTGTTGTTCTTCCTAACTACGAACTTGAACTCAGCTCTCTTATGAAAAAAGGCAGCGACGTATGGTTAAATACACCGTTAAGACCTTTTGAAGCGTCAGGTACATCAGGTATGTCAGCTAATATGAACGGTGCACTTCACCTCTCAACATTCGACGGTTGGGCTGTAGAAGGTACTTTCCACGACATTAACGGATTTACTATCACTTATCCGGGACTTGATGATGATATCCCTTGGGAAGAAAGACACTGGAAAGATTATGAATGCTTAATGGATATAGTTGAGAATAATATCCTTCCTACATATTATGAAAATAAACCAAGATGGTCTCAATTAATGCGCCAGGCTGTCAGAACATCAGAAGCTTATTTCCACTCTGACAGAATGGTTACTGAGTACTATAACAGACTTTATAAGCCAATCGCTCTTGGCGTCCCAAATAGCGAAGGCTCAGAAGTTATAATTACAGAACAAACAGATTCAAACTCATTTACATGTTCATCTGTTAAATAA